The Akkermansia muciniphila genome includes the window TTCTAACCATGTGTGTTATTCAAATTTAATGCGGGGATCCACGGCGGCCACGATGATGTCTGAAAGCAGGTTGCCCAGCACCATCAGGAAGGAGGTAAGCAGCAGCGTGCCCATGATCAGGGCGTAGTCCTTGTCCATCAGGGCCTGGTAGCTCAACATGCCGAAGCCCTGGATATCAAAGACCTTTTCCACCAGCATGGAGCCAGCTACAATGAGGCTGATGAGGCTGCCCAGCGTGGAGGCGATCGGGATGAAGGAGTTGCGGAAGGCGTGCTTGATGACGGCGCCCTTGAAGCTCACGCCCTTGGCCATGGCCGTCCTGATGTAGTCGGAGGAAAGGTTGTCCATCAGGTTGTTCTTCATCATCATGGTGGTGATGGCGAAGGAGCTGACCACGTAACAGATCAGCGGGAGCACCGTATGGTGCAGCAGGTCCCCGGCCTGTCCCCAGAAGCCCATGTCCGCAAAATCCGGCGAGGTCAGGCCGCAGAGCGGGAACCATTCCAGCCGCGCGCCCAGATACACCACCAGCACCGCGCCCAGGGCGAAGCCGGGGACGGAGTACCCCAGGAAAATCAGGACGGAGGAGATGTTGTCCACCAGGCTCTTGTGCCGGATGGCCTTCACCACCCCCAGGGGAATGCAGACGGAGTAGGTGATAATGGCGCTCAGGATGCCGAAGTACAGGGAAACGGGGATGCGCTCCTTGATCATGTCCCACACGGGTTCATTATACTTGAAGGAATTGCCCATGGTGCCCTGCAGCAGGCCGTCAAAGCTGGTCTTGTACATCACGGCGCGCCACGCATAACTCTTCGCCTTGTCCTGCACGGCTGCCGTATTGTCCGTCTGCCTCATGCGGCGCGCCCAGCGTTCCGCCCGGTCCATGGGGGATTCAATGTCCACGGTCCAGCCTTCCGTGGCGGCTTTCCGGGACGGAGTGCCGGAAAAGAAGGCGTCTTTCACGCTCCCGGAATTTTTGTCCGGACGGACGACAACGACCTGCTCCCCGGTTTCATTCAGGTTGATCCGCGTGTGCGTATCGGAAATGCCGGAATATTCATCCTCCTTGTCGGACGGTTCCATGCCGCCGATGTCTCCGAATTCCTCGCGGGAAATGAAAATCTTTTTCGGAAGCACTCCCAGCCATTGCAGATAGGCGGTGATGATGGGCTCCTGGAGGCTGTACTGTTCTTCCAGCCGCTCCATATCCGCTTCACTCAGGTTGTTGTCTCCGCGCTGGGAGCCCGCCTTCTGGCCGGACAGGGCGCTCATGCTCTGCTGCTGCATCATCTGCTCAATGGGACCTCCCGGGACAAAGCGGGTTATGCAAAAGACGAGGAACGTGACCCCCAGAAGCGTCAGGGGCATGAGAAGGAGTCGTCTGATGATATAGGTCTTCATTCGTCGCGCAGAACTCTACTGGTTTGTGGCATGCGAGGCAAGTAGCAATGCAAATTTGTGAGCCTTTGCTAACATGCGGGCATCCCTGTTTTTCTCAATGCCGGTGCGGAGGGGCGGAGAAACAATGAACAATGCCGCAGGGGATCAGAGGGCTGAACCTGCATGATCCTGGAAGGGCGGCGGAACACTAAATGCCTTCCCCCAGGCGGCGTGCCAGCATGTCCGGAAGCCCGGCGTCCAGGATGCGCCTCTGCGCCTCCTCCACGTCGTACTCCACCCGGCGCTGGTAGTAAACCATGCTGTCCACATCCAGCACGCCGTAGGCGGCGCGGGGGTCTCCGTCCCGGGGCTGGCCGACGGAACCCACATTGATAAGGTACTTGTTGGCCTTGAGAAGCTGGATATCCCCGGATTCATATTCCTGGATGCTCCCTTCATGGCGGATGAAGGTGCGCGGGACGTGCGTGTGGCCGTTGAAGCACAGGAACTGGTTGTCGCGCAGCATGTTGATGCTGTGCGTGGCCGTATCCACATTCGTGACGTAGGACCAGGAATTGGGCTTGTCCTGAGTGGCGTGCACCAGAACGATTTCATTGGGCAGGATGCGCTGGAACGGCGCGCGGCGCAGCCATTTTTTCTGTTCCTCGGAAAGCTGCTGCCGCGTCCACATCAGGGCATTGTACGCCACGGGATTCATGCCTGCGGGATTGTCCTCCCCGATGGCTTCCTCATCATGGTTGCCGCGCACGGTGGGAATCTGGCGTGCGCGGATGAATTCAAGGCATTCGGAAGGATTGGCGTTGTAGCCTACAATATCACCCAGGCAGTAAACGGCATCGCATTGCAGCTGTTCTATATCCTTCATCACCGCTTCCAGAGCGGGCAGGTTGGCATGGATGTCACTGATCAGGGCTATTCTACTCATGATGTTGCGGGCAAAAAGCATAGCATCTTTCCGGGGCTTTGCCAAGCGCGGCCCGTAAAATAAATGCTAAATACGAAAGGCCGGGGACTAAAGTTTTCCCCGTTCAGGATTTTGATCTTCAGTCTTGGTCTTTTCTTCCGGTAAAGACTCCAGAGTCTCCTTCAGGCCGTCCACGGGGTATCTGAGGGAATTGGCCAGGTGGCTGGTCATCAGGTCGCGGGCGATCTCATCCGTAGGGAACAATTCCCGGAAGGGGATGCGGTCCTTTTCCGGAACTTTCAGCCTGTTTTCCAGGACGAAAATATTGCTCACCAGGCTGGGTGTCCGGTTCCGCGGGTCCTTGAACAATTCCTTGCCCAGTTCCAGCGCCTCACGGGATTTGGAGGGAACGCGGGCAAGCGCGTAAAACTCCTTGCGGGCCGTCAGGGGGGGAGCGCCCAGCTCCCGGGCCTTGCGGTAGGCTTCCGCCGCCTTTTCAAAATCCGGCTGCCGGTAGGTATCACTGTACATGTTGCCCAGCAGGGACTGCAAATACCAGCTGCCGGGGTTGACGCTGACGCCTTTTTCCAGAAAATGGCGGCCTTTCTGGATGTACTTCCGGAATCCTTCCCGGCGTTCCATGGGGGAAAGCCGTTTATTGTCCAGGTAACTGGAGGAGGCGTTGTTTCCCAAATGCCACGAACCGTTATCCCAGTAAAAATCGGAATGGGGGGCGAGGGAGGTAATCTGGTTGTAGCGGCGTTCCAGATTGGTCCAGTCGGAAATCAGGAAGCAGTCAAAGGCCTCCATGCTCAGCACGGCCGCTACCAGGGAGCGCAGCCCGCCCAGGGAAACCATGGCGAGCTGTTGTTCCAGATAATCGGAAGAGGAAAGCTCCACCGGGTCATCCAGCAGCCCCGCCGCCTTCTCCTGTTCCAGAATATGGTTCTGCAAAGGCAGCCGGATCATGCCGAAGCCCAGCAGGGCAATGATGAAAATGACGATGGTTTTCAGCATGATAGTATACAGAATGATTCAGCTGTTCACCTCAAGAAAAAATACTTCCTGGTAATCCTTATAGCTCCTTTATTCCTATTTCCTTTAAATAATAATAAATACCATCATAAAAGGAGCATTGCCGAGTCAAATCCGCGTCACAACCTTCTGGTATAAAGATCACAAATCCTTGTCGGGCCCGTGTCAATAAGACACGGTAGGTATTTTTAAGATAGAGCTGGGCATCTCTTTTACCTACTGTTTTCCAGCTAGATCCTGTAAAGTTGTAAGATTTAAAATGTCCGTTTTCAATGCGGTAATCTGCGTCCCACGCTACAATGGCCCAATCAATTTCCAAGCCTTGAATATCAAATTCCGTGGCCGTATCTTCCAGGAAATAGGAAGAACGGACGTCCTCCTTACCATTTAAAAACCAGTTTTCTGCCTGAATACTACTTTGTACCCAAATTCCAAATTGGCGTAAACGTTTGGCCCCAGAACTGGCAATGACTCCATAACGTTCTGTTCCTCTAGCTTGCTCTCGTATCCATTGACGCGCTTTTTCCAGGTTACGAGTAAGCACAATGGGATAGTTAGATGAGAGGGCAGAATAGAGGTGCTGGGCTGCTGGCAAATCTTTATCCAAGAGTGATTTTACAAATGCTGAGACTTGTTCATTCCGGAAAGAACGGATAGAAATAGAAAGGTGCAGGTCTGTGGTTTCATAAAGAGGTAACCCTTTAAAGAAAGTTTTAAGGGAGGTTCCTCTCGTATATTCTGTGTCAGAGATTTGAGGAGAGGCATAAACATTCCAATGGGGAAAACGTTCCCTTAACGCGTCAAACCAAGCAGGCAATCCTGCTTCTCCTGTGTGGATTTCTTGCCCCCCTCCGATTAAACAGATAATAACTGCCCAATCTTGGTGGCGGTCCATTACACTAATTAGAAATTCAGGTTCAGACATGTCCCATGAAAGGCCATGGCGTTTCAGCATAAACTTAGCCGTTTGTTCTTTTGTCCAAGCACGTTGTGCCTCGTCAAAAATGGCTACTTTCTCCGCAGGAGCTTTGGTAGTGGGAGGTAAGGCTGCATTACGAAAGTGATGAATGTTCTGAATAAAGGCAGAAACTTTTCTTTTAGATTCTGTTTTTGTAATTTCACCTTTAGAACGTGTAACTTCATCCCGCGTCAGAGCTTCTCGTAAGACAGAAACTAATGGACCATTACCGGAAAGAAAAACAGCATGTTCTTGTTCATCATATTGATGCCGTTCATTGGCAATGTTAAGACCTACCAACGTTTTTCCTGCACCAGGCACTCCTGTGACAAAGCAAATAGATTTTTCATGGTTTTGTTTACTTTGATCAATAATACGGTTCAGTGTCTGTGTGGTACGGCTCAAGTTGTAAGCTCCCGCATCACTCCGTGAAATTTCTTTAACATCATGCCCACGGTAAAGCGCTTGTGCTGCTTCAATAATGGTTGGAGTTGGCATGTATGGTGAAGCTAGCCATTGTTCAAAAGAGAACTCCTCATCAAATAACTGATCAGTAAGCTTTCTTAAGGTGGGACCTAAAGTATCAGCATTACAGAAAAGAGGGTGATGTACTCCATCTTCGTATGCTTTAAGTTCATGTTCCTTAGGGGGAGCGTTAGTGCAAACAACAAGAGGGATAATTTTCTTATGGTGGCTCTCTTGATGAAAATATTTAAGAGCCAGGGCATAGTCTACTACCTGATCCCTAGCGTATCTGGGATAGTATGTTTCTCCTACTTTAAATTCAAGGATGTAGAGAATACCTGCATAGGCTATCACTACGTCTATCCGTTCTCCAATACGGGGAATTGTGTATTCAAAGGCCAGTGAACCAGTAGGAAGATCTTGAAGAACGTGTTGGAGTAATTTGATTTCGTGAATCCATGAATCACGCAGATTTTGTTCTAAGTTAAATGAGTTATTAACAGCAAGTTGACCTAAAATTTCTTCTAGAGATTGGGTACAAAATGAGTGTATATCATTAGAATAATAGGCTTGTTGCATCTTCTCTAGAGTAGTTGAACAAAATCAGGAGAATCAGTCCATATTCAGGCGCTTGCGGATGTCACGGTCCAGCTGTTCCCATTCCGGCAGGGAGGCTCCGGCCTGGTGCGCCTTGGCGAGGGGATCGCCCCAGATGGCCGTATATTCAATGGGGCGCCCTGCGTTGTAGTCCACGGCGCTGGACGGGATGAAGGAGCCCATGCTTTCCGTGCGGGAAAGGTGGAATTCCACCAGATCGTCAGGCAGGGTGTAGCCGCGGGCCCTGGCCGCCTGCACTACTTCCTCCATGATGCGGCGCGCCCGGGCGACGTTTTCCGGGTTTTGATAGAGTTCCGCAATGCTGATGCCGCCCAGCGCCAGGCACAGCCCGTTGAACGGGATGTTCCAGACGAGCTTGTACCACTGGATTTGCTCCGCGGCGTCAAAGGCGCGCGTCTTGATGCCGGCGCTGGCAAACAATTCGGAGAGTTCCCGGGCCTTTTCAGAGCCTTCCGGAGAGGGGACGAAGGGGGCAAACTGGATGTTGCCGCCTTCCAGATGGGTGACGTGGCCCGGTTCCGCGCGCATGGCGCAGATGAAGCAGAGGCCCACATAGATGCGGTCAGCCGGGATGATGCGGGCGATTTCTTCTGCGTTCCCCATGCCGTTTTGCAGGGTCACCACGACCGTATCCGGTCCCATCAACGGGGGAAGAGCTTTGGCGAACCCGGCATTTGCCGTGCTTTTCCACGCAACCACGACGAGGTCCACCGGCCCAACTTCCGCCGGGTTCCGGTATACCTTGACATGGGGCAGGGAGATGTCTCCATGCAGGCTTTTGACTTCCAGGCCGTGTTCTTTCAGGTAGCCGTATTCCGAACGTACAATGAAGGAGACGTCCTGGCCAGATTCCTGAAGCCTGGCTCCGTAGTAGCAGCCGAGGGCCCCGGCTCCCAGAATGGCGATTTTCATGGTGTGCGGTGAGGTGTTGATTCTTGCGTTGAGATTGTTCAGAGTCCCTGGACGTTGCCTTTGTTGTCCAGATAGATGTGCATGGCGTTGGGGGAGACGGGCAGGGCGGGCATGCGCATGATTTCCCCGCAGAGGGCCACCAGGAAGCCGGCTCCGTTAGCGATTTCAAAGTCGCGGACGGTAACGGTGAAGCCGGTGGGGCGTCCGCGGAGGCGGCTATTGTCGGAAAGGGAGTTCTGGGTTTTTGCCATGCAGATGGGCAGGTCCGTGAGGCGGCTGGCTTCAAACTGGGTCAGCTTCTTTTTGGCCGCGGGCGTCAGTTCCACGCCGTCCGCACCGTAAATGCTGCGGGCGATGATGTTGAGTTTTTCTTCCACCGGAAGGGCGGATTCATACAGGGGCTTGAAGGGGGTGGAGGGCGTTTCCGCGGCTTCCACCACCATTTGGGCCAGGTCTTTGCCGCCTTCCCCTCCCTGGGAGAAGATGTCCGCAATGGCGCAGGGGATGCCGCGTTCCGCACAGTGCGCCACGATGGCGTC containing:
- a CDS encoding DUF2075 domain-containing protein, giving the protein MQQAYYSNDIHSFCTQSLEEILGQLAVNNSFNLEQNLRDSWIHEIKLLQHVLQDLPTGSLAFEYTIPRIGERIDVVIAYAGILYILEFKVGETYYPRYARDQVVDYALALKYFHQESHHKKIIPLVVCTNAPPKEHELKAYEDGVHHPLFCNADTLGPTLRKLTDQLFDEEFSFEQWLASPYMPTPTIIEAAQALYRGHDVKEISRSDAGAYNLSRTTQTLNRIIDQSKQNHEKSICFVTGVPGAGKTLVGLNIANERHQYDEQEHAVFLSGNGPLVSVLREALTRDEVTRSKGEITKTESKRKVSAFIQNIHHFRNAALPPTTKAPAEKVAIFDEAQRAWTKEQTAKFMLKRHGLSWDMSEPEFLISVMDRHQDWAVIICLIGGGQEIHTGEAGLPAWFDALRERFPHWNVYASPQISDTEYTRGTSLKTFFKGLPLYETTDLHLSISIRSFRNEQVSAFVKSLLDKDLPAAQHLYSALSSNYPIVLTRNLEKARQWIREQARGTERYGVIASSGAKRLRQFGIWVQSSIQAENWFLNGKEDVRSSYFLEDTATEFDIQGLEIDWAIVAWDADYRIENGHFKSYNFTGSSWKTVGKRDAQLYLKNTYRVLLTRARQGFVIFIPEGCDADLTRQCSFYDGIYYYLKEIGIKEL
- a CDS encoding 2-dehydropantoate 2-reductase translates to MKIAILGAGALGCYYGARLQESGQDVSFIVRSEYGYLKEHGLEVKSLHGDISLPHVKVYRNPAEVGPVDLVVVAWKSTANAGFAKALPPLMGPDTVVVTLQNGMGNAEEIARIIPADRIYVGLCFICAMRAEPGHVTHLEGGNIQFAPFVPSPEGSEKARELSELFASAGIKTRAFDAAEQIQWYKLVWNIPFNGLCLALGGISIAELYQNPENVARARRIMEEVVQAARARGYTLPDDLVEFHLSRTESMGSFIPSSAVDYNAGRPIEYTAIWGDPLAKAHQAGASLPEWEQLDRDIRKRLNMD
- a CDS encoding ABC transporter permease, with the translated sequence MKTYIIRRLLLMPLTLLGVTFLVFCITRFVPGGPIEQMMQQQSMSALSGQKAGSQRGDNNLSEADMERLEEQYSLQEPIITAYLQWLGVLPKKIFISREEFGDIGGMEPSDKEDEYSGISDTHTRINLNETGEQVVVVRPDKNSGSVKDAFFSGTPSRKAATEGWTVDIESPMDRAERWARRMRQTDNTAAVQDKAKSYAWRAVMYKTSFDGLLQGTMGNSFKYNEPVWDMIKERIPVSLYFGILSAIITYSVCIPLGVVKAIRHKSLVDNISSVLIFLGYSVPGFALGAVLVVYLGARLEWFPLCGLTSPDFADMGFWGQAGDLLHHTVLPLICYVVSSFAITTMMMKNNLMDNLSSDYIRTAMAKGVSFKGAVIKHAFRNSFIPIASTLGSLISLIVAGSMLVEKVFDIQGFGMLSYQALMDKDYALIMGTLLLTSFLMVLGNLLSDIIVAAVDPRIKFE
- a CDS encoding metallophosphoesterase family protein translates to MSRIALISDIHANLPALEAVMKDIEQLQCDAVYCLGDIVGYNANPSECLEFIRARQIPTVRGNHDEEAIGEDNPAGMNPVAYNALMWTRQQLSEEQKKWLRRAPFQRILPNEIVLVHATQDKPNSWSYVTNVDTATHSINMLRDNQFLCFNGHTHVPRTFIRHEGSIQEYESGDIQLLKANKYLINVGSVGQPRDGDPRAAYGVLDVDSMVYYQRRVEYDVEEAQRRILDAGLPDMLARRLGEGI